A single window of Nocardia sp. NBC_01327 DNA harbors:
- a CDS encoding MMPL family transporter, which yields MVAGLLALGGYGLGLPDHLSSGGWDDPGSESVRAMSLRNQAFGRDHTGDVILLFRAPTGRTIDDPDFSRTVTGYLNSLPQRHPEEIAKINGAYWPTETGVAQRSIFGTGDRRAAFASVAIAGEDDTALIRNFHRVADAFRLPGVDMEVAGGQAVGAALTDTMTDDQRRMELLAIPAVAVLLFFLFGGVVAAALPLFAGGLTVLAAWGVLRVLTSVVAVNSFASPVVSMIGLGLAVDYGLFIVSRFREELAGGCEVQDAVRRSVSTAGRTVVFSAIIVIVASSGVLLFPQNFLRSFAYGAMVTVALAALTAVTVLPALLSVLGRRVDLLGVRWFRATGPRSGALWHRVIGCVVKHPLAVLIPVCAGLLLLIAPVADIRFGGVSELFLPPQHPTRVAQQHFDELFPLRRIDPVQLIIRTGDPRDAGTVWDQANHAPGLAAHFGVPRRSGTEPDVFTTEAPLLDPHDAAATIDSLRSIAAPPGTTVLVGGSPAVQRDSLRTLMDRMPLMLLLVLSATTVLMFLAFGSLVLPLKAAVLNLLGLGATLGILTWVFVDGHGAQALNFTPQPIMSLILVVVVAVIYGLSTDYEVFLLSRIAEARAEGASTTEAVRIGTVRTGRIITAAAAILLVVVGAFAFSDLLMMQYIAYGMIAALFLDATVLRILLVPAAMTLLGDRCWWAPKWLRRGSNS from the coding sequence ATGGTCGCCGGGCTGCTCGCGCTCGGCGGGTACGGCCTCGGGCTGCCGGATCATCTGAGTTCGGGCGGCTGGGACGATCCGGGATCGGAATCGGTGCGGGCGATGAGCCTGCGGAATCAGGCCTTCGGCCGGGATCACACCGGCGATGTGATTCTGCTGTTCCGGGCTCCGACCGGTAGGACGATCGATGACCCGGACTTCTCACGGACCGTCACGGGCTATCTCAACAGCCTGCCGCAGCGCCATCCGGAGGAGATCGCCAAGATCAACGGTGCGTACTGGCCCACCGAAACCGGTGTGGCGCAACGGTCGATCTTCGGCACGGGCGACCGGCGTGCGGCCTTCGCCTCCGTCGCGATCGCGGGCGAGGACGACACCGCGCTCATCCGCAATTTCCACCGGGTCGCCGACGCCTTCCGGCTGCCGGGGGTCGATATGGAGGTCGCGGGCGGACAGGCCGTCGGTGCGGCACTGACGGACACCATGACCGATGACCAGCGGCGGATGGAATTGCTTGCCATCCCGGCGGTGGCGGTGCTGCTGTTCTTCCTCTTCGGCGGGGTCGTGGCGGCGGCACTGCCACTGTTCGCGGGCGGCCTCACCGTGCTCGCCGCCTGGGGCGTGCTGCGTGTGCTCACCTCGGTGGTCGCGGTGAATTCCTTTGCTTCCCCGGTGGTTTCGATGATCGGGCTCGGCCTTGCGGTGGACTACGGATTGTTCATCGTGAGCCGCTTCCGCGAGGAGCTGGCGGGCGGATGTGAGGTGCAGGACGCGGTGCGGCGCTCGGTATCGACCGCCGGGCGCACCGTGGTGTTCTCCGCGATCATCGTCATTGTCGCGAGCAGCGGTGTCCTGCTGTTTCCGCAGAACTTTTTGCGCTCGTTCGCCTACGGCGCGATGGTGACCGTCGCCCTGGCCGCGCTCACCGCGGTGACCGTGCTACCCGCGCTGCTGAGTGTCCTCGGCCGCCGAGTGGACCTGCTCGGGGTGCGCTGGTTCCGGGCGACCGGGCCGCGCTCCGGAGCGCTGTGGCACCGCGTCATCGGATGTGTCGTGAAACATCCACTCGCCGTGCTGATTCCGGTGTGCGCGGGTTTGCTGCTGCTCATCGCACCGGTCGCGGATATCAGGTTCGGCGGTGTGAGTGAACTCTTCCTGCCGCCACAGCATCCCACCCGCGTTGCCCAGCAGCATTTCGACGAACTGTTTCCGCTGCGGCGGATCGATCCGGTGCAGTTGATCATTCGCACGGGTGATCCACGCGACGCCGGCACGGTGTGGGACCAGGCGAACCACGCACCCGGCCTGGCGGCTCACTTCGGAGTGCCCCGGCGCAGTGGTACCGAGCCGGATGTCTTCACCACGGAGGCGCCCCTACTCGATCCGCACGATGCGGCGGCCACCATCGACAGCCTGCGCTCGATAGCCGCACCGCCAGGTACGACGGTGCTGGTCGGTGGATCACCGGCTGTTCAGCGCGATAGTCTTCGGACGCTGATGGACCGTATGCCGTTGATGCTCCTGCTGGTGCTGTCGGCGACCACTGTGCTCATGTTCCTGGCGTTCGGCTCGCTGGTCTTGCCGCTCAAGGCGGCGGTGCTCAACCTGCTCGGTCTCGGTGCCACACTGGGGATTCTGACCTGGGTCTTCGTCGACGGGCATGGCGCGCAGGCCTTGAACTTCACGCCACAGCCGATCATGTCGCTCATCCTGGTGGTGGTTGTCGCCGTAATCTACGGTCTGTCCACCGATTACGAGGTCTTCCTGCTCTCGCGCATCGCCGAGGCGCGGGCGGAGGGCGCGTCCACCACCGAGGCGGTGCGGATCGGCACCGTGCGCACCGGCCGGATCATTACCGCGGCCGCGGCGATCCTGCTGGTTGTGGTCGGCGCGTTCGCCTTCTCCGATCTGCTGATGATGCAGTACATCGCCTACGGCATGATCGCCGCGCTGTTCCTGGATGCGACCGTGCTGCGGATTCTGCTGGTGCCGGCGGCCATGACGCTGCTCGGTGATCGGTGCTGGTGGGCGCCGAAGTGGCTGCGGCGCGGCAGTAATAGCTGA
- a CDS encoding type I polyketide synthase produces MSDIAVVGIGCRYAGGIDSPESFWEFVVDKRDAVVDIPATRWDYRRWYDPDRRTPARSYTKRGAFLTTDPWEFDPDFFGISRREAVGLDPQQRLLLEVTWEALDDAGVAGRASGAAVGVYVGGFVVDQSVVGVVGPALPHVDMHTAASASYTMLSNRIAYALNLTGPALTVDTACSSSLVAVDLACQSLERGDCTVALAGGVNVMLQPETFVMMCKGGFLAADGRCKSFDAAGDGYGRGEGGGMVVLKRLSDAVRDDDRIYAVIKASGTNQDGRTTAITVPNATSQEALARTVCARAGLAPEDITYVEAHGTGTPVGDPIELRALGSVYGVAPGRTSTLGVGSLKATLGHTEAASGVASIIKSALALRHRTIPPQGWFETAHPDIPFAYLNLHVQLDPEWVGPEVERMTIAVNGFGYGGTNAHVIMQEFPAEAATTPVAPRHFGVLPISGRSPAAVRELAGRFADLLAGGADPGHLAEAAWTRMAHHSFRTGVLVGDDLVRDLRRYGAGDGRDAVRTVAHRVAEPVFVFSGMGPQWWGMARELLCAEGIFAATARQVDTAFRAVSGRSIIEELLRPEAQSRMSATEIAQPANFLVQVALVAALAEFGIAPAAIVGHSVGEVSAAYVAGVLSLEDAVTVAYHRARLQATTAGSGGMLAVGLTAEQAHALVDNDPRVDIAAINSAGSLTLSGEVDRLDEIAEQLTDDGIFARRLRVEVPYHSRLMDPILAELRTALAQLTVRRPVLPLYSTVTGEAVTAASWDAEYWCANVRQPVRFSAAISALIAADSQVFLEIGPHPVLSGNIRELLLGAGDTGVTVATLDRKQPDSVSLRQTLIGLYSAGVLDTEVLFPADRPPTPHLPLPRYPWQRTRLHSALPLFEQMRMGTPGGHVMLGDPDLEGRPGWLLQIGSENLPWVADHVVAGTRILPGAAYLDAALSAAASRQGGTRVALDNVRFVAPLIMAGPDVPLLETSIEDSSGRFLIRSRSATGSVWTVNATGRLLTGSYESSKIEPPHIDSEVELDPELFYAALAARGLQYGPAFRRVTSVRASADAVVATVDGTIVTGSGHLAHPAVVDAAMQTVALLFADASLGEGAMVPVGVDGVRLYGPLPEQVTVVTRRDPSSALRAHVDLLDGDRNLCLQLVGVRIGALSPGAGPLHRMVDFFYADTMEQRDRIDPSALRTAETTCTIVVGLGRPPRAERLASVLLHSRYLPAEPEDETLEADLTEQLVAAAAEPGVRQVHVCVVAGAVPDDIAALWTLKRIAVTVEEFAAANDTGEALSAGDGPCYATLVTESAFTLPASPVAPNSAHAALAGARRVLLNEQLRLRWRLIDTEPGIPLIDLITELSVPGAFSLDDSDEVLLRAGKRWAPVVTRPLQQRVDALDTAAPLADPDAAFGLEVPRSRLLSALAWRGCPRPDPGPGEVEVRMRVIGLNYKDPLKVMGILGERELAATFFGTKPGMEGVGTVERVGRGVTGLVIGDQVAVAAKDMMRRFRIVNERLAIRLPLGAQPELCTSTTSFGTAEYALHDLARLLKGETVLIHGAAGGVGSAAIQVAKALGARIIGTASTDERRAHILALGADHALASRSLNFADDVLALTDGAGAEVVLSTAPGEMLRQNFQAVAEFGRIVEIGKADIYTGGLLELANFDKNLSYFSVDLDRMCAVRPLQLAELLRRVYDKMETGVYRALPYELFETHEVAQAFDEVIRSTRSARVALRMDSPAPPVRPLLPEVEIGPTATYLITGGFGGFGLATGRWLVSKGAQRLVLVGRSGAATAAARQQIAAWRALGVRVAEESADVTDADAVAAVVARAHTADYPLRGIFHTAGAVSDNRIAAMNLEQLTRVYRPKVHGARALHRAVTEAGITLDMFVLYSSGGSMFGIFGQYNYCAANVAVEALAERWARAGIPAICLGWGHMSGATGGMAAEDKVSKYLDLVGFAPIDMADGTAYLEQSLRLGVTRAAIIPTDWGKLTAAFPQMARTGRLAALVASSVQDNSALAQLKSELNGLEEGKRGQAVARMLADQLAVVMGVAPESIDLTVPVPELGLDSLMAVEFGARVGKQLGIELMALQMGRSFSLQQAGPKVAELILATGEPIGARL; encoded by the coding sequence ATGTCGGATATCGCCGTCGTCGGTATCGGCTGCCGTTATGCCGGCGGAATCGATTCACCGGAGAGTTTCTGGGAATTCGTTGTCGACAAGCGGGACGCGGTCGTCGATATTCCGGCAACCAGGTGGGATTATCGGCGCTGGTACGACCCGGACCGGCGCACACCCGCGCGCAGTTACACCAAGCGCGGGGCGTTCCTGACCACCGATCCGTGGGAGTTCGATCCCGATTTCTTCGGCATCTCCCGGCGCGAGGCCGTCGGACTCGATCCGCAGCAGCGGTTACTGCTCGAGGTCACCTGGGAGGCGCTCGACGATGCGGGTGTGGCCGGGCGCGCCTCGGGGGCGGCGGTCGGGGTGTACGTCGGCGGGTTCGTGGTCGACCAGTCGGTGGTCGGCGTGGTCGGCCCCGCGCTGCCGCATGTCGACATGCACACCGCCGCCAGCGCGTCCTACACCATGCTGTCGAATCGAATTGCGTACGCGCTCAACCTGACCGGCCCCGCGCTCACGGTGGATACGGCGTGCTCGTCCTCCCTGGTCGCCGTGGATCTGGCGTGTCAGTCCCTCGAGCGCGGTGATTGCACGGTCGCGCTGGCGGGCGGGGTGAACGTCATGCTGCAGCCGGAGACGTTCGTGATGATGTGCAAGGGCGGATTCCTGGCCGCGGACGGCCGCTGCAAATCCTTCGACGCCGCCGGTGACGGATACGGGCGCGGCGAGGGCGGCGGCATGGTCGTGCTCAAGCGGCTGAGTGACGCGGTGCGCGACGATGATCGCATCTACGCGGTGATCAAGGCGAGCGGCACCAACCAGGACGGGCGCACCACCGCCATTACGGTGCCCAATGCGACCTCGCAGGAGGCCCTGGCCCGAACCGTCTGCGCCCGTGCGGGATTGGCGCCGGAGGACATCACCTACGTGGAAGCACACGGCACCGGGACACCGGTCGGCGACCCGATCGAACTGCGGGCGCTGGGCAGCGTCTACGGCGTGGCGCCGGGCCGTACCAGCACACTCGGCGTCGGGTCGCTCAAGGCCACGCTCGGCCACACCGAGGCCGCCTCCGGTGTCGCCAGCATCATCAAATCCGCACTCGCACTGCGACATCGAACGATACCGCCGCAGGGCTGGTTCGAGACCGCCCATCCGGACATCCCCTTCGCGTATCTGAACCTGCACGTCCAGCTCGACCCCGAGTGGGTCGGCCCGGAGGTCGAGCGAATGACCATCGCCGTCAACGGTTTCGGCTACGGCGGCACCAACGCGCACGTGATCATGCAGGAGTTCCCGGCCGAGGCGGCCACAACTCCGGTCGCGCCCCGGCACTTCGGGGTGCTGCCGATCTCCGGCCGCAGCCCGGCGGCGGTACGCGAACTGGCGGGCCGCTTCGCCGATCTGCTGGCCGGCGGCGCCGATCCGGGCCACCTCGCGGAGGCGGCGTGGACGCGGATGGCGCATCATTCCTTCCGCACCGGGGTGCTCGTCGGGGACGACCTGGTGCGGGATCTGCGCCGCTACGGCGCGGGTGACGGCCGGGACGCGGTGCGCACCGTCGCGCATCGCGTCGCCGAGCCGGTATTCGTCTTCTCCGGCATGGGTCCGCAGTGGTGGGGCATGGCACGCGAACTGCTGTGTGCCGAAGGCATATTCGCGGCCACGGCGCGACAGGTGGATACCGCGTTCCGGGCAGTATCGGGCCGGTCGATCATCGAGGAGCTGCTGCGGCCCGAAGCACAGTCGCGGATGAGTGCCACCGAGATCGCGCAGCCTGCCAATTTCCTCGTCCAGGTGGCGCTGGTGGCCGCACTGGCCGAGTTCGGCATCGCGCCCGCCGCCATTGTGGGGCACAGCGTCGGTGAGGTGTCGGCGGCCTATGTGGCGGGGGTACTTTCGCTCGAGGACGCCGTGACGGTCGCCTATCACCGGGCCAGGTTGCAGGCCACCACGGCCGGATCGGGCGGCATGCTCGCGGTCGGGCTCACCGCCGAACAGGCGCACGCGCTCGTCGACAATGATCCGCGCGTGGACATCGCGGCGATCAACAGCGCCGGTTCGCTCACCCTCTCCGGCGAAGTGGACCGGCTCGACGAGATCGCCGAACAACTCACCGACGACGGTATTTTCGCCCGCCGCCTGCGCGTGGAGGTGCCCTATCACAGCCGATTGATGGACCCGATCCTCGCGGAATTGCGAACCGCCCTGGCCCAGCTGACAGTTCGGCGACCCGTCCTGCCGCTCTACTCGACCGTGACCGGTGAGGCGGTGACCGCCGCGAGCTGGGACGCCGAGTACTGGTGCGCCAATGTTCGCCAGCCGGTGCGTTTTTCGGCGGCGATCAGCGCGCTCATCGCCGCCGACAGTCAGGTATTCCTGGAGATCGGCCCGCATCCGGTGCTGTCGGGCAATATCCGGGAACTGCTCCTGGGCGCCGGCGATACCGGGGTCACCGTGGCGACTCTCGATCGCAAGCAACCAGATTCGGTGAGTCTGCGGCAGACCCTGATCGGTCTCTACAGTGCCGGGGTCCTCGATACCGAGGTCCTGTTCCCGGCCGATCGGCCACCCACGCCGCATCTCCCACTCCCCCGCTATCCGTGGCAGCGCACCCGATTGCATTCCGCGCTACCGCTTTTCGAACAGATGCGGATGGGCACGCCGGGCGGTCACGTCATGCTCGGCGATCCGGATCTGGAGGGCAGGCCCGGATGGTTGCTGCAGATCGGGTCCGAGAATCTGCCGTGGGTCGCCGACCACGTGGTCGCGGGTACCCGAATCCTGCCCGGCGCAGCATATCTGGATGCGGCGCTCAGCGCGGCCGCGAGCAGGCAGGGCGGCACCCGGGTGGCCCTGGACAATGTGCGCTTCGTCGCTCCGCTGATCATGGCCGGGCCCGATGTGCCGCTGCTGGAGACCAGCATCGAGGATTCCAGCGGCCGATTCCTGATTCGATCCCGCAGCGCGACCGGATCGGTGTGGACCGTGAACGCGACCGGACGCCTGCTCACCGGCAGCTATGAATCATCCAAAATCGAACCACCCCATATAGATTCCGAGGTGGAGCTCGATCCCGAACTGTTCTATGCCGCACTGGCGGCCCGCGGCCTGCAGTACGGTCCGGCCTTCCGGCGGGTGACCTCCGTGCGGGCCAGCGCCGATGCCGTGGTCGCCACCGTCGACGGCACCATCGTCACCGGCTCCGGGCATCTCGCACACCCGGCGGTGGTGGACGCGGCCATGCAGACCGTCGCGCTGCTGTTCGCCGACGCGAGTCTCGGCGAGGGCGCCATGGTGCCGGTCGGGGTGGACGGGGTCCGGCTGTACGGCCCACTGCCGGAACAGGTCACCGTGGTCACCCGCCGCGATCCCTCGTCCGCGCTGCGCGCCCATGTGGATCTGCTGGACGGCGACCGGAACCTGTGCCTGCAATTGGTCGGCGTGCGCATCGGTGCGCTCAGCCCCGGGGCGGGTCCACTGCACCGCATGGTCGACTTCTTCTACGCCGACACCATGGAGCAGCGCGACCGGATCGATCCGAGCGCCCTGCGCACCGCGGAGACGACCTGCACGATCGTGGTGGGCCTGGGACGGCCGCCGCGCGCCGAACGGCTGGCCTCGGTCCTGCTCCACTCCCGATATCTGCCCGCCGAACCCGAGGACGAGACGCTCGAGGCCGACCTCACAGAACAATTGGTCGCCGCCGCCGCGGAACCCGGTGTGCGGCAGGTGCACGTCTGCGTGGTCGCCGGCGCGGTGCCCGACGATATCGCGGCGCTCTGGACGCTCAAGCGAATCGCCGTCACCGTCGAGGAATTCGCCGCCGCGAACGACACCGGCGAGGCGCTGTCCGCCGGGGACGGCCCCTGCTACGCCACCCTCGTCACCGAGAGCGCGTTCACACTGCCCGCCAGTCCGGTGGCGCCGAACTCGGCGCATGCCGCGCTCGCCGGGGCGCGGCGGGTCCTGCTCAACGAGCAACTGCGACTGCGCTGGCGGCTGATCGATACCGAGCCCGGCATTCCGCTCATCGATTTGATCACCGAGCTGTCGGTGCCGGGCGCGTTCTCACTCGACGACTCCGACGAGGTGCTGCTGCGCGCCGGCAAGCGCTGGGCTCCCGTGGTGACCCGCCCGCTGCAACAGCGTGTCGACGCCCTGGATACCGCTGCGCCGCTGGCTGATCCGGACGCCGCGTTCGGACTCGAGGTGCCGCGGTCACGGCTGCTGTCGGCACTGGCGTGGCGCGGCTGCCCACGGCCGGACCCCGGGCCCGGCGAGGTCGAGGTGCGCATGCGGGTGATCGGGCTCAACTACAAGGATCCGCTCAAGGTGATGGGCATCCTCGGGGAAAGAGAGCTGGCCGCAACATTTTTCGGCACCAAGCCGGGTATGGAGGGCGTGGGCACCGTCGAGCGAGTCGGCCGGGGTGTCACCGGACTTGTGATCGGCGATCAGGTGGCCGTGGCCGCCAAGGACATGATGCGCCGGTTCCGGATCGTGAACGAGCGCCTGGCGATCCGGCTGCCGCTCGGTGCGCAGCCCGAATTGTGCACCAGCACCACCTCATTCGGCACCGCCGAGTACGCGCTGCACGATCTGGCGCGGCTGCTGAAGGGCGAGACAGTGCTGATCCACGGCGCCGCGGGCGGGGTGGGCTCGGCCGCCATCCAGGTCGCGAAGGCGCTGGGGGCGCGCATCATCGGCACGGCGAGCACCGATGAGCGGCGGGCCCATATCCTCGCCCTCGGCGCGGATCATGCCCTCGCCTCGCGCTCGCTGAACTTCGCCGACGATGTCCTGGCGCTCACCGACGGCGCGGGCGCCGAGGTGGTGCTCAGCACCGCACCCGGTGAGATGCTGCGCCAGAACTTCCAGGCGGTGGCCGAATTCGGCAGGATAGTCGAGATCGGCAAGGCCGACATCTACACCGGCGGACTGCTGGAACTGGCCAATTTCGACAAGAATCTGAGCTACTTCTCCGTCGATCTGGATCGCATGTGCGCCGTCCGCCCGCTGCAGCTGGCGGAGCTGCTGCGCCGGGTCTACGACAAGATGGAGACCGGCGTCTACCGGGCACTGCCGTACGAGCTGTTCGAAACCCATGAGGTGGCACAGGCTTTCGACGAGGTCATTCGGTCCACGCGGTCGGCGCGCGTGGCCCTGCGAATGGATTCGCCCGCCCCGCCGGTGCGGCCGCTGCTGCCGGAGGTCGAGATCGGCCCCACGGCAACGTATCTCATTACCGGGGGCTTCGGCGGTTTCGGCCTGGCCACCGGGCGCTGGCTGGTCAGCAAGGGTGCGCAGCGGCTGGTACTGGTGGGCCGCAGCGGAGCGGCCACGGCGGCGGCCCGCCAGCAGATCGCGGCCTGGCGGGCGCTGGGTGTGCGCGTCGCCGAGGAATCGGCCGACGTCACCGATGCCGACGCGGTCGCGGCCGTTGTCGCGCGGGCACATACCGCCGACTATCCGCTGCGCGGCATCTTCCATACGGCAGGCGCGGTGTCCGACAACAGGATTGCGGCAATGAACCTCGAGCAGTTGACCCGGGTCTATCGGCCCAAGGTGCACGGGGCGCGGGCCCTGCACCGGGCGGTGACCGAGGCGGGCATCACGCTCGACATGTTCGTGCTGTACTCCTCCGGCGGATCCATGTTCGGCATCTTCGGCCAGTACAACTACTGCGCGGCCAATGTGGCGGTGGAGGCGCTGGCCGAGCGGTGGGCCCGCGCGGGCATACCGGCGATATGCCTCGGCTGGGGTCATATGTCCGGCGCGACCGGCGGTATGGCGGCCGAGGACAAGGTGTCGAAATATCTCGACCTGGTCGGCTTCGCGCCGATCGATATGGCGGACGGTACCGCGTATCTGGAGCAGTCGCTGCGACTCGGGGTGACCCGGGCGGCGATCATTCCCACCGACTGGGGCAAGCTCACCGCCGCCTTCCCGCAGATGGCACGGACCGGACGGCTGGCCGCGCTGGTGGCGTCCTCGGTGCAGGACAATTCGGCGCTGGCCCAATTGAAGTCCGAGCTCAACGGCCTCGAGGAGGGCAAGCGCGGGCAGGCCGTGGCGCGCATGCTCGCCGATCAGCTGGCGGTGGTGATGGGCGTGGCGCCGGAATCGATCGATCTGACCGTTCCGGTGCCCGAGCTCGGCCTCGATTCGCTCATGGCCGTCGAATTCGGCGCCCGGGTGGGCAAGCAGCTCGGCATCGAGCTGATGGCCTTGCAGATGGGGCGTTCGTTCAGCCTGCAGCAGGCCGGGCCGAAGGTGGCCGAACTGATTCTCGCCACCGGCGAGCCGATCGGGGCGCGGCTGTGA
- a CDS encoding MFS transporter, with product MTETAARPPEERAGGAAGAWIAFGGCLIAVFMQMIDVTIVNTALPSLTADLGASRQAQLLVVSAYSLAFACTLLTAARIGELAGRRAVFLVSVAAFTAASVWCGISSSAGELVAARVVQGIAGAGMAAQTIAILTAIFPRDRHGQVFAMYGATAGFAGMLGPILGGALLTVNPWGLGWHSVFLLNVPLGVLAFVLALRYLRLGRPATRTRLDLGGAVLSSVALFGLLAALADAQQNGWRAGTVVMLIAALLWAAVFFAQQRGKAGQGGNPLLRFDLFADRGFAIGAVLITVFFGLFTAFVFAVSITLQDELRFSPWRTGLMMTPFALGAGAGALVSPILLRRWGVRTLAAGITAYGVCVAIGAGYLHVSSGAVSLPLAVGPVFLSGLGVGLFGVQLPPLMLSRLDQQQMDAASGLLPTIEQIGNGLGLAVLSAVFFRVHTLAGSVTMFAAIAVVALCLGALALALPERTGVSPW from the coding sequence GTGACCGAGACCGCCGCGCGCCCACCGGAGGAGCGGGCGGGCGGTGCGGCGGGCGCGTGGATCGCCTTCGGCGGCTGCTTGATCGCGGTCTTCATGCAGATGATCGATGTGACCATCGTGAACACCGCTCTGCCGAGCCTGACCGCGGACCTGGGCGCGTCCCGGCAGGCGCAATTGCTGGTGGTGTCGGCGTATTCGCTGGCCTTCGCCTGCACACTGCTGACCGCGGCCCGCATCGGTGAGCTGGCCGGTCGGCGCGCGGTATTCCTGGTCTCGGTGGCGGCGTTCACGGCGGCCTCGGTGTGGTGCGGAATATCCAGCAGTGCAGGCGAACTCGTGGCCGCGCGAGTGGTGCAGGGCATTGCGGGGGCGGGCATGGCGGCGCAGACCATCGCGATCCTGACGGCCATCTTCCCGCGCGACCGGCACGGGCAGGTATTCGCGATGTACGGCGCGACCGCCGGATTCGCGGGCATGCTCGGGCCGATTCTGGGCGGCGCGCTGCTGACCGTGAATCCCTGGGGGCTGGGCTGGCATTCGGTGTTCCTGCTCAACGTGCCGCTCGGCGTGCTCGCGTTCGTGCTGGCACTGCGTTATCTGCGACTCGGACGCCCGGCGACGCGGACGCGACTCGATCTCGGCGGGGCGGTGCTGTCGAGTGTGGCGCTGTTCGGGCTGCTCGCCGCGCTCGCCGATGCCCAGCAGAACGGCTGGCGCGCAGGCACGGTCGTCATGCTGATCGCGGCGCTGCTGTGGGCGGCGGTGTTCTTCGCCCAGCAGCGCGGCAAGGCCGGGCAGGGCGGCAATCCGCTACTGCGATTCGATCTGTTCGCCGATCGCGGCTTCGCGATCGGCGCGGTGCTGATCACCGTATTCTTCGGCCTGTTCACGGCTTTCGTCTTCGCCGTATCGATCACGCTGCAGGACGAGCTGCGCTTCTCCCCGTGGCGGACCGGTCTGATGATGACGCCGTTCGCGCTGGGAGCGGGCGCGGGCGCGCTCGTCTCACCGATCCTGCTGCGGCGGTGGGGAGTTCGCACGCTCGCGGCCGGAATCACCGCGTACGGCGTGTGTGTCGCGATCGGGGCCGGTTATCTGCACGTGAGCTCCGGCGCGGTCTCGCTTCCCTTGGCGGTGGGGCCGGTCTTCCTGTCCGGGCTGGGCGTTGGATTGTTCGGCGTCCAGCTGCCGCCGCTCATGCTGTCGCGGCTCGATCAGCAGCAGATGGACGCCGCCTCGGGCCTGCTGCCGACCATCGAGCAGATCGGCAACGGACTGGGGCTCGCGGTGCTCAGCGCGGTCTTCTTCCGGGTACACACGCTGGCCGGCAGCGTCACCATGTTCGCGGCAATCGCGGTGGTGGCCCTGTGCCTGGGCGCACTGGCCCTGGCACTGCCGGAGCGAACGGGGGTGTCACCGTGGTGA
- a CDS encoding condensation domain-containing protein produces the protein MSFGLIDEWEPAPGRLLSWVASPESIARAGQAPVHPTPPSHQQEQYLRAAGRNAAADFRYSGLCLVTAEVPELLDRQAMTRAINAFLLRHDTFRTWFALSATGAVVRHLVPAEAVEFVAVDNGEIDNAEGIREHIQKTTPGPFQWDCFSFGAIEHDGSTTLYLAVDHLHTDGVAQYISCFDLAQLYARETGTEIESPVRPASFIDYCARERERSDQQTAATPGVRKWLELVRGNDGELPSFPLDLGKRLDGYNRSAHRTVDLFDEDGAQRFEQACQAGGAEFAGGIFAVAALTERELTGSDYYFGMTPISTRGSVAEMASVGWYVTLVPVAFPVAASAGFARTVTRAQRAYESGLRLTSVSFHRVLELAADHTGIAVPPGWVTPMISYVDAREFAGSEVYDEIRGGVYANRAASEEVLIWINRLPSGTSLSVIYPDTPVAHDSVDRYVAVLKSVFREAAAH, from the coding sequence GTGAGTTTCGGGTTGATCGACGAATGGGAGCCCGCTCCGGGGCGGCTGCTGAGCTGGGTGGCGTCCCCGGAATCGATAGCGCGGGCCGGGCAGGCCCCCGTTCATCCGACGCCGCCGTCCCATCAGCAGGAGCAGTATCTGCGCGCCGCCGGCCGCAATGCCGCGGCCGACTTCCGGTACTCCGGACTGTGCCTGGTGACCGCCGAGGTGCCCGAGCTCCTCGACCGGCAGGCCATGACGCGGGCGATCAATGCTTTTCTGCTGCGGCACGATACTTTTCGAACCTGGTTCGCCCTCTCGGCGACCGGCGCGGTGGTGCGGCATCTGGTTCCGGCGGAGGCCGTCGAATTCGTCGCCGTGGACAATGGCGAGATCGACAATGCCGAGGGCATCCGCGAGCACATTCAGAAGACGACTCCCGGCCCGTTCCAATGGGACTGTTTCAGCTTCGGGGCGATCGAGCACGACGGGTCGACAACGCTCTACCTTGCGGTCGATCATCTGCACACCGACGGTGTCGCGCAATACATCTCGTGCTTCGATCTGGCGCAGCTGTATGCCCGCGAGACCGGCACGGAAATCGAATCACCGGTGCGGCCGGCCAGTTTCATCGACTACTGCGCACGCGAGCGCGAGCGTTCGGACCAGCAGACGGCCGCCACACCCGGCGTGCGGAAGTGGCTGGAACTCGTGCGCGGCAATGACGGCGAATTGCCTTCGTTCCCTTTGGATCTCGGCAAGCGGCTGGACGGCTACAACCGCAGCGCACACCGCACCGTCGATCTCTTCGACGAGGACGGGGCGCAGCGTTTCGAGCAGGCCTGCCAGGCGGGCGGCGCGGAATTCGCCGGGGGCATTTTCGCCGTGGCCGCGCTCACCGAGCGTGAACTCACCGGCAGTGACTACTACTTCGGCATGACGCCCATCAGCACGCGCGGCTCCGTGGCGGAAATGGCCTCGGTCGGGTGGTACGTGACACTGGTGCCCGTCGCCTTCCCGGTCGCCGCGAGCGCGGGGTTCGCCCGCACCGTCACCCGTGCGCAGCGGGCCTACGAGAGCGGTTTGCGGCTGACCTCGGTATCGTTCCATCGTGTGCTGGAACTCGCGGCGGACCACACCGGGATCGCGGTGCCGCCCGGCTGGGTGACGCCGATGATCTCGTACGTGGACGCCCGCGAATTCGCCGGCAGCGAGGTCTACGACGAGATTCGCGGCGGGGTGTACGCCAACCGTGCGGCCAGTGAGGAGGTCCTCATCTGGATCAACCGGCTGCCCTCGGGAACGTCGCTGAGCGTGATCTATCCCGATACCCCCGTGGCGCACGACTCAGTGGATCGCTATGTGGCGGTGCTGAAGTCGGTATTCCGCGAGGCCGCCGCTCACTGA